The following nucleotide sequence is from Primulina tabacum isolate GXHZ01 chromosome 2, ASM2559414v2, whole genome shotgun sequence.
AATGATAtagattttattttcttaattcctTAAGTCTATCAAAACATTTTGCAATGTACTCTTATCACATGACAGGTGAATAAGACATGGTATGAAGTTGCATATACTTTTAACTAATTTCCCCGGCCAATCTAtttttatatgttcatgaatcaagGAAAAGAACATATTCTCTTATggcaaaaattcaaaattctgTTCTTCTAACTGAAAATTTAAGTTTGGTCTGTCTGTTGtgcatttaaattaattagatttTTCTGTCCTCATTAATTGTTGTCATGCAGAAGTGTTGCAAATGGAAGGTGAGCACGGTGAGTGGACGAAATGGCGGAAAATGGAAGGTACTTTATTTCAATCATTGTTTTGTCCTGGGTAAACTTGCTTTCACGTGTTCGccatttttatttgaaaagtgACATGCTTTTGAGAGTTTTGGAAATCTCAGTAAGTTAAAATTTGTGTGAATGCTCTACTATTTTAATCAAATGCATGAGGTTGGACTCTACTACTTTCCATCTTACTCAAAGCTTTGGTGCATCTTCCATTCAAATGCATTAAGTTACTTTCTGGAACTTGATTATGCAGGAGCTGATTAACGACTGGgatgatttttttttggttGCTACACTAATTTCCATATTTGTGTAGTCACTAGTCACTGTTGTTTTGGTTTCTGCGTGACTGGATGTCATTTCCCAGAGAAATTGTGTCTTAATGTTTCTGtgattattaatttaattttcctGTAATGTTGATGCTCATTGTGTGGAACATCTGTTATTTGATTCAGTTATCGGATTATgttttgataatttattttattgcatttgcATATAATTTACTGTATTTACATAACTGCTTTAAGACACATGTATTTTGTAATGAGCTGTGCTACAATCTTGTATGCTACGGTTTTGTAATTGTTTTTTGGGCTGTAACAGGTTTTAATGGGCAACAACTGCATATGGGTGAAACTTGTGAGGATGGAGGTTTCAATGGTTTCTCTagtgtttctgaaattgcaccTAAAGACACTGCAGAATCAGAGCCCACCacacttgtgttttctgataaGGATATTACTCTTGCTTCTAATGGATGGTTTTCTGGACAATGGTCATGCACAGGTGGTGATTGGAAGAGGAACGATGAAGCTATTCAGGATAGAACTTGGAAGAGGAAGCTTGTCCTCAATGATGGTTATCCATTATGTCAGATGTCCAAGTCTAGCTGCGAAGATCCTCGGTGGCAGCAGAAAGATGAGTTGTACTGTCCTTCCCAGAGCACAAGGCTTGATCTGCCATATTGGGCTTTTACATCACCAGATGATTTGAATGACTCCAACAATCCAAGCAGATCAGGCCAGACTAAATCTGCCGTTGTCAAGGGGGTGAAAGGAACAACGCTTCCAGTGATCAGGATAAATGCATGTGTGGTGAAGGACCATGGTTCGTTCGTGCCTGAACCACGTGTAAAAATTAGAGGAAATGAAAGACATTCGTCAAGGCCTTCAAGGCTATATTCAACAACTGGTGATACCAAGAGATCATCAGAAGATGGTCACTTAAGAAACACTCATGAACAAGATTCGCGGAAGAGCTGTACAACCTTGATTATACCAAAGGACCGTCTTCGCAAAGTAGATGAGTTACAGTTGCAATTAGGTGATTGGTACTATCTTGATGGTGCTGGGCATGAACAAGGGCCCCTACCATTTTCAGAGTTGCAAGTATTGGCAGATCAAGGTGTTATCCAGAAGCATAGCAGCGTTTTTagaaaaaatgataaaatttgGGTCCCAGTTACGTTTTTTTCGGAAGCCTCTGAGTCATCTGGGGTTACTGAGCATGCTACTCCTCCTGCAGGAGCAATAGGTGATTTACCTTGTAAAAACCAGAGAAATTCAAGTAGATTTCATGATTTGCATCCACAATTTATCGGATATAGTCGAGGCAAGCTTCACGAATTGGTGATGAAGTCCTACAGGAGTAGGGAGTTTACTGCTGCTATAAATGAAGCCCTCGATCCTTGGATCAATGCGAGGCAACCAAAGAAGGAGATGGAAAAACAGATTTATCATTCAGGTAAGAGTCTCTCGTTAAACTCTACATGCAATATGCTATCAAATTTTCTTTCATTTGAACTTGTTTGTTAAATTATGGATTAAACAAAgtaaatacaaaaaattatattgttCCCCACTTTTACTATCTCAAGAGTTCTTTGTAGTTCTGTAACGTTTTTGCGAGTTCTGCTACTCATGGAGGATTTGGAAGTTTAATATAAAATGGTTCTACTTACGTGGGTTTTATAATACTGAATAGTCTGGGTTTTGGGAGTAGAAAAATTCTTAAGTTCTGCCTCTTGCGAGACACTATATCAGCTAATGTTGCAGATCATGTTCGCGCTTGCAAACGAGCTAGGATTGATGGGATTGAAGAGGAGTATGAAGAGGATCTGTTTGCTTTTAGGAAGGATGCATTTgcatttgatgatttatgtgcTGGTGCTACTTTTATGAAAGGAGATgaatcagattctgtctttgaTAGGCAGAGTTGGGCTCTCCTTGATGGTCATGTTCTAGCACGAGTGTTTCATTTTCTTAGATCCGATATTAAGTCGCTTATTTATGTTGCCTTGACATGTAAGCACTGGCGATCAGTGGTAAAGTTTTACAGAGATATCTCTAAGCAGGTTGACTTTTGGGCCATTGCCTCTAATTGCACCGACTCCATGGTCTTGAATATAATGGTAAGCTGGTCATTAAAAACTCTGTTTTCTAGTCTTATATCATTAATTTCATTTTTAACTGTATTTAGTTGACGCTGGATAACATGGATGTTGGAAATTAAGTTTTACTTGATGTCAAGAGtcttaataattttattatgcaGAATGATTACAAGAAAGATAGGATAACTTCCTTACTTCTACGTGGGTGTACTGGCATTAGTTCTGGGATGCTGGAGGAACTTCTTCGGTCATTTCCTTCTGTCTCAGCTATAGATATTCGAGGTTGCACCCAGTTAGAAGACTTTGTTTGCAAGTTTCCTAATATCATTTGGGCCAAGAATCAGGGTCACCAATTGAAGACCAAAAGTCTTAGTCAGTTAGCTGATAAGGGTTCATCAACTTCGTATCGGGCGGATGATTCTTCTGGACTGAAAGAATATTTAGAAAGTTCGGATAAGAGGGACTCAGCAAATCAGTTGTTCAGGCATAGCTTGTATAAACGATCCAAACTCTTTGATGCTAGAAAATCTTCATCCATCCTCTCTAGGGATGCACAGTTGAGGCGTCTGGCGATGAAGACAGCTGGAAATGGGTATAAGAGGATGGAAGAATTTATTGCTACAAGCCTACGAGATATCATGAAAGATAACACCTTTGAGTTTTTTGATTCGAAGGTACTGGTGATACCTTATTTTTTTGTTACGTATCTACCTATACTCATCTCTTGGGCAATATGCCATAGATCTTTGAAGCTAATAAGACTTGCATTATCCTGGTTGATTAGGTTGCCGAGATtgaagaaaaaatgaaaaatgggCATTATGTCAATCGTGGCTTGAACTCCATCAAAGATGATATCGGCCGTATGTGTCGGGATGCAATCAAGTAAATAATTCCAACTATGTTTATCTTTACTTCATTGTTTACTCTCTTTTATTCTTTTAGTAATGAGCAAGCCAGTTATTTGTTGGAAAAGGCTGTTGGAGTTTCCTCCTCTCTAGTTGGAGTATCTCTCTTTTCCCATTTCCCCGTCTTTCCTTTGCTTACATGCTACATAATCTTTGATTAATTTCGGATCTCATGTTTTCTGTAGCTTGCATCATTTTATGTTAAGGGGCTTTTCGTTGCTAGTTATCATCTGAGTTTtggtatttatttaatttttttaatattttgtgatCTCAGAAACAAAAGTCATGTTGATGCTAGAGACGTGAATCGCGTTGTTACATTATTTATTCAACTAGTTACAACTTTGGAAAAAGGTTCGAAGTCAGCTTATGAGCGTGAACAGATTATGAAGTCATGGAAAGATGATTCACATACTGGCTTTTCATCTGCTTCCTCAAAATATAAGAAGAATCTGAATAAACTTTCGGAAAGGAAATACCTGAATAAGAGCAATGGGAATGCATTTGTCAATGGAATTTCTGATTCTGGAGATTATGCATCTGATCGAGAACTCCGAAAGAGATTATCTAAACTGAACAAAAAATCTTTAGACTCGGGTAGTGAAACATCCGATGACTCTGACAAGTCTTCTGATGGGTTTATGACAGACAGTGAGAGTACAGCATCGGACACAGAAAGTGACTTGGAGTTTCAGTCAGAAGGTGCAATTGGGGAGTCAAGGGGGGATGCATATGTTAATGCTGATGATGGGTTGGATTCTTTGGCCGAAGACCGTGAATGGGGTGCTCGCATGACTAAATCAAGCCTTGCTCCCCCTGTTACCAGAAAGTATGAAGTTATTGATCACTATGTGATTGTAGCAGATGAGGAAGAAGTGCGAAGAAAAATGCAAGTTTCTTTGCCTGAGGATTATGCTGATAAGCTAAATTCACAAAGAAATGGTACTGAGGATTCGGACATGGAAATTCCTGAAGTGAAGGCATACAAACCCCGAAAATCCCTGGGAGATGAGGTGTTAGAACAAGAAGTGTATGGCATAGATCCCTACACTCATAATCTTCTTCTCGATTCCATGCCAGATGAATCAGATTGGTCTCTTCTCGATAAGCACTTATTCATCGAGGATGTGCTCCTTGTTATTCTCAATAAGCGAGTCAGAAGCTTCACTGGTTCTGGAAACACTCCTATGGTTTATCCTTTGAAACCTGTATTTGTAGAGATATTAGAAACTGCAGAGGCAAACCATGACAGGAGAACCATTCGGCTCTGTGAACTTATCCTGAAATCTATTGACAGTCGACCTGAAGATAATTATGTTGCGTATAGAAAGGTAACACATTTGTATCATAGCTCCTTCAGTAAAGGCTTCGACAATTTCTGTTTTTGAAAAACTTGTACTTGCTCTCATTCTAGAAGTTTTACACCTGACTTTCTAATCAGGGTCTCGGTGTTGTGTGCAACAAAGAAGTTGGTTTTGGTGAAGATGATTTTGTTGTTGAATTTCTTGGAGAGGTAATAATGGCATGCCTTTTTTGAGActgaaaattttattatattcttTAGTTCATACATGAGATTTTAATCTTTTCGTTAATAAATCtttatgattaattttaattggtTGGTTTCAGCATgtacttcttcttgcaactacTGATTTCTCATTTGATTTGCATTCAACGGTAGTTTTTTTCCTGCTTTTATCTGTAATAAGATAAGATATTTAGAAAAATGGATGTTGTTTTTGGGTGGAGGGGTGCTTAAATTGTAATTTTGAAAGAGAAACAGCAGTAAGTAGTATAGATTGGGTTTAGTTTTTGCCTTTCCAAACTTCTGAACCTCTGGTTCCTTTTGTGTCCGCGTATGTTCTCCAGGAATGATTAAATTATCATCACTATTTGGTATAGTTATTGTTGCATTTTGGTATTGTATTACCTGTGTTGTAGTTTTATTGCTGTCCTAGAtacatatttaaaatgcaaCATGGTAATTGTGTTAATGATGATTCCATAATTTGTGTGTTTGGTCAACCAATATGGCATTTTAATTTCCTGCTTCCCAGGAAAATGAGAATATATTTCGTCATATAATGGGGAATCTCTAACTTAGCAGCAAAATAACATGATAAACGGGAAAGTTGGATTCTGACATGGGACCCTATTTAGTTTGTCTGGACCTCTCTGTAAGTTTAGAGAGGACAATAATCAATAACAGTATTACTATGGAACATATGGAAATGTGTTAAGCTGCAGAGAAACATTCGAGGGCGTGTCATGTAATTTCCCTAGGAGGCATTATAGTTTCGTAATTTCGTCCAGTACTTATGAACCTTTTCTGTCTTTTCTCGGGGGATGTGGGGAGGGAAAAGAGGAGGAAGGCTGGAAGTAGCCTTGTTTTCCAAGGGCCCTAGGAGGCATCGTGGTTTCATTCAATTCTTTTTGACCTTTCTGGGGATTGGGGAGGGAAACAGGAGGAAGGCTGGCAGTTGCCTTGTGCGATACAGTTCCTTTCTATACCTCCATATGGGTTCTATCTCGATGTTGGCTTTAATAGTTTACTTGCGCTGTTCATTAACAACATTCCTTTCAAACTTCTGAAGTGATCATATTATCTGCTTTTACAAGTAGGCACTGTTTTCTGCCTTTCAATAATGTGAATGTTCTCCATTCGTGAAAAAGATGCACATAATTTTGCATCGAATGTCTCACAGGTGATCGTTTACATGTGAATTGGGCTCTACTTTTGATAATCATAAGTGTCATATGATCCCTATTATCTGAGGTGGCCATCTACCACTATGCTGCTGACAGCAATCTAATATGGCTGAACCCCTCTTTCTTCTGACACTCAGGTTTATCCCACTTGGAAATGGTACGAGAAACAAGATGGTATCCGCTCCttgcaaaagaaaaataaagatcCAGCACCAGAGTTCTACAACATATATCTTGAGAGGCCGAAGGTATCCTACTTTTGACTACTTATGCGAAATCAGTTCTCTTAAGTTTTATAGATTGTTCATTACTTTCACTGATGCCGCACCAGCTCATGTGAAAGGCTTGACAACCCGTTGATTGTTGTCACTAAAAATACTTCGGTAATGATTTTTAATAATGTACGGAAAGTTTGAAGACGaaaaaaatggtcatttttttaagaaaacagAGGCTCTCAACTTGTAATTGTTGAGGTGCGAGAAGTTACTTTGGCCACAGAATTAAAGGTCTCCGTAAGAGAAAACtgtaggaaatttttttttttgagagtgGAAACTGTAggaattctttttttttttcagaggGAAAACTGTAAGCATTGACTGACTATATTGCTTGCAAAAATCTGCGTCAAACTGAATGCTGATGTCATCGGGCCCAGAGGACTACCGAACATAATTTTAAAAGGACCGAAATTAATACCAAATTTAGGACttcttaaatgtttatgcatcacacCTTGGGAATAATTGCGCCCACGGTTTGCTGGAActtttatttgttaatttttGTTGAAGTCTTGAACATCATGTGTATCTACAGAATTTGGTCAATATAGAAACTCGAGTCCTACTTAAATTCAATTTAGAACATTCAAAGCTTGCAGAAGACACTTCAAGTCACGGATCATTAAAAAATTGAATGAAAAGAAGAAGACACTTCAAGAAAGAAGAGGGCTGATGCTGCAGTTGTAGATTCCAATACTCCTAACTTGGCATAAGTACTGAGAACtggttaatttaaattttttaattgattttagaaAAAATGAATAGCAAATCTATAGATACACGTGATGTTAAAAAATTGAATGAAAAGAAGAAGACACTTCAAGAAAGAAGAGGGCCGATGCTGCAGTTGTAAATTCCAATGTTCCTAACTTGGCATAAATACTGAGAACTggctaatttaaattttttaattgattttagaaaaaaatgaaaGCAAATGTATATGCTTTGGAAATGGTGTTCCTACATTCCAAATCAGTTATAACTGTATTTTGAGCCTTGGAAGTGTAAATATCGAGTCTTAACAGGTTGTTTCCCAGTGCCTATCTTTCTCTTCCATGATGCATCAAATGCGATAATTTGAATCTTGAAATGCAGGGTGATGCTGACGGTTATGATTTAGTAGTTGTCGATGCGATGCACAAAGCAAACTACGCGAGTCGGATTTGTCATTCTTGTAAACCCAATTGTCAAGCCAAGTTAGTACCTTTTCAAATGGTTATTTAAGTGCTCCACTCTACTCGAGTTTCTTGTTCTGACTTCTATTTAAAGTTtggtgattttattttttatggtaCTGGAAAGCTGTCCATCTAAatataaacttttaaatttgaTTGGGTAATTTTTGTGTACGTCAGTATGTCTCAAATTTGCTTTTATAATTGATGAATAATCTTTTGTTTCATAGAGAGAATGATATAGTCAGGATGCCTACAGGATATCATAAACAAAATTATGGATGCTGGTTCAATACAGCTGATGCCCTAATATTTCATTATGCTGCCCGTTATTACAAGTATTGTCaagtttttcctttttttttttggggggggggggggggggggggtggtgCTGTGTGACATTCATTGTTCAAGAGTTTTGAAGAACAATTGTAAGGTGTCTTGATTTGACTTGAACTTAACTTCTCAAAATGATTTTTTGTCAGCCTGGGGAATAAAATATAATGTGAAATTGGAGCTGTGGAATTTTTGGCTGGGTTTAGTATGCATTTGTACCTTCTCTGATCATAGTTGTTGCTTTTTTGAGATGGATGGAAGCCACAACATGGAAAAAGATTCAAGTCAGAGTCCACTAATTTATTTCTCCCATTGAATGGACAGGGTAACTGCTGTTGATGGTCAATACCAGATTGGAATATATTCTGTAAGACCAATCGCTTATGGTGAAGAGATAACCTTCGATTATAATTCTGTTACAGAGGTCAGTGCTATATGAAATCTAATCAATTGTGAAATATGGTTGTATTGTTTGTAATTTTTGATTTTCTGCAGAGTAAGGAAGAGTATGAAGTCTCTGTCTGTTTGTGCGGCAACCAGGTTTGTCGTGGGAGTTATCTAAATTTAACAGGAGAAGGAGCTTTCCAGAAGGTAAAGAATTTCAATGGGTTTTTATTGAAGTGAATAGTGAGCTGTATTTGGTTTACATGTGTCATGTTTCTAGACGTTATGAAGTATGATTGCATAACTTGTAATTTGTATGCTTGAGTGCATCTGTTTTTCCTCTTGGTCGGAGTTTTTCTTTGCTCCACGTACATAAACTTAGATTTGATTTTTGTGGCTCAGGTACTAAAAGAGTACCATGGGTTACTCAATAGACACCGCTTGATGTTAGAAGCTTGTGAACTAAATTCAGTATCTGAAGAAGACTATATTGACTTGGGTAAAGCTGGATTAGGAAGTTGTCTGCTTGGTGGGTTACCTGATTGGTTGATTGCATACTCGGCACGTCTTGTATGTGTTTCTTCCCTGTGTGGCTCTGGCTTCCGAATACGAGTTAAATAGTTTCTTATCTTattgatatttaatatttagGTAAGGTTCATTAATTTTGAGAGGACGAAACTTCCTCGCGAGATTCTTAGACATAATATAGAGGAAAAAAAGAAATACTTTGCTGATATACGGATGGAGGTCGAGAAAAGCGATGCTGAAATTCAGGTAAGCATTCTCTCTGTTTGGCGGTTATAGATTGGAGCTATGGATAGAGATTTTATCACTTTTCTATTAACTGCTGCAGGCAGAAGGTGTATACAATCAGAGGCTTCAGAATTTGGCTCTTACGATTGATAAGGTAGTCAATTTTATCTTTTGCCAACATATTCCTTCCtttcttctatctcaatcttcCCAAAAACCTTTAAATGGAAAATAACCTGAAAGTCAATAAAGAATGT
It contains:
- the LOC142536747 gene encoding LOW QUALITY PROTEIN: histone-lysine N-methyltransferase ATXR3-like (The sequence of the model RefSeq protein was modified relative to this genomic sequence to represent the inferred CDS: deleted 1 base in 1 codon), yielding MGDGGVACVASQHVMEKFTICGSKTNGKPKPSSSSKSSVKLAKVKQKMKPKKDGGELSVKNICSSRKEGAEKNCIGEVIDDINKEEVEEGELGTLPIVNGEFFPERPGRRYDIKSEIEKGEFLPGRWRKNEGELERNELRSSKDDLEKGEFVSDRWCRGDGGNRGDDYGYSKARRYDITKEKGWKFDRDWTSPSAKERGWKFDRDNEWNLPAREKSWKVDREWSPHSREKGWKGDRECEWTPPSSSKYTSEKEFSRSGGSGQHSRKFSSKMETEKTPKTGSKIVGEDVSLKNEHFHGKNHAKNYSLSNRTKRHGTDSDTNDRKHRVDYDDYSSSKSRKLSDDGIRSAMLGDHYSGRFVDRPYKYSTSSSRSIPSERFSSRHLESSRTVKDRQNSSPHHSERSPRDWARHHDHRGRSPVRCGRSPYERNHQYARSRSPNDQGSHNDGRYRSPSYVDKSPHDQGHNRDGRDLTPTLSDLSPFGRGKYSSQREANRKVGVSEKQSSHYGSKGKEASKGQEPNKDSGKTESQKTAKESFDKGNASGENGFIDKSECHPRLAQSPTFKSIDLSQENRVLEEPTSMEEDMDICNTPPHVPVVANSVAGNWYYLDLFGVEHGPSKLSDLKTLVGEGYIVSDHFIKHSDSDRWTSIENAASPLVTVNLSSVIPDTVTQLANPPEAPGNLLTDNRNVVSDYLGDEEDISPASQHADYLYIDERVGALLEGFTLIPGKELEIVGEVLQMEGEHGEWTKWRKMEGFNGQQLHMGETCEDGGFNGFSSVSEIAPKDTAESEPTTLVFSDKDITLASNGWFSGQWSCTGGDWKRNDEAIQDRTWKRKLVLNDGYPLCQMSKSSCEDPRWQQKDELYCPSQSTRLDLPYWAFTSPDDLNDSNNPSRSGQTKSAVVKGVKGTTLPVIRINACVVKDHGSFVPEPRVKIRGNERHSSRPSRLYSTTGDTKRSSEDGHLRNTHEQDSRKSCTTLIIPKDRLRKVDELQLQLGDWYYLDGAGHEQGPLPFSELQVLADQGVIQKHSSVFRKNDKIWVPVTFFSEASESSGVTEHATPPAGAIGDLPCKNQRNSSRFHDLHPQFIGYSRGKLHELVMKSYRSREFTAAINEALDPWINARQPKKEMEKQIYHSDHVRACKRARIDGIEEEYEEDLFAFRKDAFAFDDLCAGATFMKGDESDSVFDRQSWALLDGHVLARVFHFLRSDIKSLIYVALTCKHWRSVVKFYRDISKQVDFWAIASNCTDSMVLNIMNDYKKDRITSLLLRGCTGISSGMLEELLRSFPSVSAIDIRGCTQLEDFVCKFPNIIWAKNQGHQLKTKSLSQLADKGSSTSYRADDSSGLKEYLESSDKRDSANQLFRHSLYKRSKLFDARKSSSILSRDAQLRRLAMKTAGNGYKRMEEFIATSLRDIMKDNTFEFFDSKVAEIEEKMKNGHYVNRGLNSIKDDIGRMCRDAIKNKSHVDARDVNRVVTLFIQLVTTLEKGSKSAYEREQIMKSWKDDSHTGFSSASSKYKKNLNKLSERKYLNKSNGNAFVNGISDSGDYASDRELRKRLSKLNKKSLDSGSETSDDSDKSSDGFMTDSESTASDTESDLEFQSEGAIGESRGDAYVNADDGLDSLAEDREWGARMTKSSLAPPVTRKYEVIDHYVIVADEEEVRRKMQVSLPEDYADKLNSQRNGTEDSDMEIPEVKAYKPRKSLGDEVLEQEVYGIDPYTHNLLLDSMPDESDWSLLDKHLFIEDVLLVILNKRVRSFTGSGNTPMVYPLKPVFVEILETAEANHDRRTIRLCELILKSIDSRPEDNYVAYRKGLGVVCNKEVGFGEDDFVVEFLGEVYPTWKWYEKQDGIRSLQKKNKDPAPEFYNIYLERPKGDADGYDLVVVDAMHKANYASRICHSCKPNCQAKVTAVDGQYQIGIYSVRPIAYGEEITFDYNSVTESKEEYEVSVCLCGNQVCRGSYLNLTGEGAFQKVLKEYHGLLNRHRLMLEACELNSVSEEDYIDLGKAGLGSCLLGGLPDWLIAYSARLVRFINFERTKLPREILRHNIEEKKKYFADIRMEVEKSDAEIQAEGVYNQRLQNLALTIDKVRYVMRCVFGDPKKAPPPLERLSPESAISYIWKGEGSFVEELIQSMAPHLDDVSLRDMKAKIRAHDPSGSDDIRMELRESLLWLRDEVRNLACTYKSRHDAAADLIHLYANTKSLFRIKEYKTVTSPPVCITPLDLGPKYADKLGSGIHKYCKTYSETYCLGQLLFWYNQDAEPDALLAKSSRGCLSLPDVGSFYAKAQKPSRQRVYGPRTLKFMLTRMEKQPHRPWPKDRIWSFNTPVKVFGSPMLDAVLHDAPLDKEMVYWLKHRPSIFQAMWDR